The proteins below are encoded in one region of Choloepus didactylus isolate mChoDid1 chromosome Y unlocalized genomic scaffold, mChoDid1.pri SUPER_Y_unloc1, whole genome shotgun sequence:
- the LOC119525878 gene encoding LOW QUALITY PROTEIN: long-chain-fatty-acid--CoA ligase 3-like (The sequence of the model RefSeq protein was modified relative to this genomic sequence to represent the inferred CDS: deleted 2 bases in 2 codons), producing the protein MKAPEVEKPGCGQHQQLGPHGRSGQYKDKRLLGTREILNEEDEVQPNGKIFKKVILGHYNWLSYEDVFIRAFNFGNGLQLLGQKPKTNIAIFCETRAEWMIAAQVCFMYNFQLVTLYATLGGPAIVHGLNETEVTNIITSKELLQTKLKDIVTLVPRLRHIVTVDGKPPTWSEFPKGVIVHTMAAVQALGAKANLENKPHSKPAPSDIAVIMYTSGSTGLPKGVMISHSNIIAGITGMAERIPRLGEEDVYIGYLPLAHVLELSAELVCLSHGCRIGYSSPQTLADQSSKIKKRSKGDTSMLKPTLMAAVPEIMDRIYKNVMNKVNEMSSFQRNLFILAYNYKLEQISKGYSTPLCDRFIFWKVRSLLGGNIRLLLCGGAPLSATTQRFMNICFCCPVGQGYGLTESAGAGTITEYKVLNW; encoded by the exons ATGAAAGCCCCGGAGGTCGAAAAGCCGGGCTGCGGGCAGCACCAACAGCTGGGACCACACGGAAGGTCAG GACAATATAAGGACAAAAGGCTTTTGGGAACACGTGAAATTTTAAATGAGGAAGACGAAGTACAaccaaatggaaaaatttttaaaaaggtgattcTTGGACACTATAATTGGCTCTCCTATGAAGATGTCTTCATTCGAGCCTTTAATTTTGGAAATGGCTTACAGTTGTTGGGTCAGAAACCAAAGACCAACATTGCCATCTTCTGTGAGACCAGGGCTGAATGGATGATTGCTGCACAAGTGTGTTTTATGTATAATTTTCAGCTTGTCACATTATATGCTACTCTAGGTGGTCCAGCAATTGTTCATGGATTAAATGAAACAGAGGTCACCAACATCATTACCAGTAAAGAACTCTTGCAAACAAAATTGAAGGATATTGTTACTTTAGTTCCACGCCTGCGGCACATCGTCACTGTGGATGGCAAACCACCAACCTGGTCCGAGTTCCCCAAGGGCGTCATTGTGCACACCATGGCTGCAGTGCAGGCCCTGGGAGCAAAGGCCAACCTTGAAAACAAACCTCATAGCAAACCGGCACCTTCAGATATTGCAGTGATCATGTACACGAGTGGATCCACAGGGCTTCCAAAGGGAGTTATGATCTCACATAGTAACATTATTGCTGGTATAACAGGGATGGCAGAAAGGATTCCAAGATTGGGAGAAGAAGATGTATACATTGGATATTTGCCTCTAGCCCATGTTCTAGAATTAAGTGCTGAGCTTGTTTGTCTTTCTCATGGATGCCGCATTGGCTACTCTTCGCCACAGACTTTAGCAGATcagtcttcaaaaata aaaaaaagaagcaaagggGATACATCTATGCTGAAACCAACACTGATGGCCGCTGTTCCGGAAATCATGGATCGGATATACAAAAATGTCATGAATAAAGTGAATGAAATGAGTAGTTTTCAGCGCAATCTATTTATTCTGGCCTATAATTAC AAattggaacaaatttcaaaagggTATAGTACTCCACTCTGTGACAGGTTTATATTCTGGAAAGTACGAAGCTTGCTAGGGGGAAACATCCGGCTTCTGTTGTGTGGAGGTGCTCCACTTTCTGCAACCACACAGCGATTCATGAATATCTGTTTTTGCTGTCCAGTCGGTCAGGGATATGGACTCACTGAATCTGCTGGAGCTGGAACAATTACAGAATATAAGGTCTTGAACTGGTAG
- the WDR45 gene encoding LOW QUALITY PROTEIN: WD repeat domain phosphoinositide-interacting protein 4 (The sequence of the model RefSeq protein was modified relative to this genomic sequence to represent the inferred CDS: substituted 1 base at 1 genomic stop codon) gives MTQQPQRGVTSLHFNQDQNCFCCAMETGVRIYNVEPLMEKGHLDHEQVGSMGLVEMLHRSNLLVLGSGGSSPKFSEISAVLIWDDAREGKDSKDKLVLEFTFTKPVLAVRVRHDNIVIVLRNQIYVYSLPDNPRKLFEFDTRDNPXGLCDLCPSLEKQLLVFPGHKCGSLKLVDLVNTKPGTSSAPFTISAHQSDVACVSLNQPGTVVASASQKGTLIRLFDTQSKEKLVELHRGTVPATLLVSMGYLINFSHNSSFLCASSDMGTIHIFALKDTRLNHRSALARVGKVGPMIGQYVDSQWSPASFTVPAESTCICAFGRNTSKNVSSVIAICVDGTFHKYVFTPDGNCNREAFDMYLDICDNHDF, from the exons ATGACTCAGCAGCCACAAAGAGGAGTGACCAGCCTTCATTTCAACCAAGACCAGA ACTGCTTTTGCTGTGCCATGGAGACAGGTGTGCGCATCTACAATGTGGAGCCATTGATGGAGAAGGGGCATCTGG ACCATGAGCAGGTGGGCAGCATGGGCCTGGTGGAGATGCTGCACCGCTCCAACCTGCTGGTGCTGGGGAGTGGCGGTAGCAGCCCCAAGTTCTCAGAGATCTCAG CAGTGCTGATCTGGGATGATGCCCGGGAGGGCAAGGACTCTAAAGACAAACTTGTGTTGGAGTTCACCTTCACCAAGCCAGTGCTAGCTGTACGCGTGCGCCATGATAA TATCGTGATCGTGCTGAGGAACCAGATCTACGTGTACTCCTTACCTGACAATCCCCGGAAGCTATTTGAGTTTGACACAAGGGACAACCCCTAGG GACTCTGTGACCTCTGCCCCAGCCTGGAGAAGCAACTGCTAGTGTTCCCTGGACACAAGTGCGGGAGTCTGAAGCTTGTG GACCTGGTGAACACAAAGCCCGGCACTTCCTCTGCTCCTTTCACTATCAGTGCACATCAGAGTGACGTGGCCTGTGTGTCACTGAACCAGCCAGGCACCGTCGTGGCCTCAGCCTCCCAGAAGGGCACCCTTATTCGCCTTTTTGACACGCAGTCCAAGGAGAAACTGGTGGAGCTACATCGAGGCACTGTCCCTGCCACTCTACTGGTGAGCATGGGGTATCT CATCAATTTCAGCCACAACTCCTCCTTCCTCTGCGCTTCCAGTGACATGGGGACCATCCACATCTTTGCTCTCAAGGACACCCGCCTCAACCACCGCTCAGC GCTGGCTCGCGTGGGCAAGGTGGGGCCAATGATTGGGCAGTATGTGGACTCTCAGTGGAGCCCGGCAAGCTTCACCGTGCCTGCTGAATCCACCTGCATTTGTGCCTTCGGTCGCAATACTTCCAAGAATGTCAGCTCTGTCATTG ccATCTGTGTAGATGGGACCTTCCACAAATATGTCTTCACTCCTGATGGAAACTGCAACAGGGAGGCTTTCGACATGTACCTTGACATTTGTGACAATCATGACTTTTGA